Proteins encoded by one window of Apus apus isolate bApuApu2 chromosome 17, bApuApu2.pri.cur, whole genome shotgun sequence:
- the ARHGAP44 gene encoding rho GTPase-activating protein 44, with translation MKKQFNRMRQLANQTVGRAEKTEVLSEDLLQVEKRLELVKQVSHSTHKKLTACLQGQQGLEADKRSKKLPLTTLAQCLTEGSAVLGEDSLLGKMLRLCGEAEDRLAQELIHFELQVERDVIEPLFVLAEVEIPNIQKQRKHLAKLVLDMDSSRTRWQQSVKSSGLSSNLQPSGAKADALREEMEEAANRVEICRDQLSADMYNFVAKEVDYANYFQTLIEVQAEYHRKSLALLQNVLPQIKAQQEAWMEKPSFGKPLEEHLAVSGREIAFPVEACVTMLLECGMQEEGLFRVAPSASKLKKLKAALDCCVVDVQEYSADPHAIAGALKSYLRELPEPLMTFELYDEWIQASNIPEQEKRLQALWSACEKLPRANYNNIRYLIKFLAKLTEYQDMNKMTPSNVAIVLGPNLLWPQADGNMTEMMTTVSLQIVAIIEPLIQHADWFFPGDIEFNVTGNYGSPMHINHNANYSSMPSPDMDHADRRQHDQARRPLSVATDNMMLEFYKKDGLRKIQSMGVRVMDTSWVARRGTPAVRKASCTPPAAQPPAPPAELPATPHSPIPEQSPDISATPSPPPTSFGFPPAAERTR, from the exons ATGAAGAAGCAATTCAACCGCATGCGCCAGCTCGCCAACCAGACGGTGGGCAG GGCTGAGAAGACGGAGGTTTTGAGCGAAGATCTCCTGCAG GTGGAGAAGCGCCTGGAGCTGGTGAAGCAGGTCTCGCACAGCACCCACAAGAAGCTGACAGCATGtctgcagggccagcagggCCTGGAGGCCGACAAGCGCTCG AAGAAGCTGCCGCTGACGACGCTGGCGCAGTGCCTGACGGAGGGGTCGGCCGTGCTGGGCGAGGACTCCCTGCTGGG GAAGATGCTGCGGCTGTGTGGGGAGGCAGAGGACAGGCTGGCTCAGGAGCTCATCCACTTCGAGCTGCAAGTGGAGAGGGATGTCATCGAGCCCCTCTTCGTGCTGGCTGAG GTGGAAATCCCAAATATCCAAAAGCAGAGGAAGCACTTGGCGAAGCTCGTGCTGGACATGGACTCCTCCAGGACAAG GTGGCAGCAGTCGGTGAAGTCCTCAGGTTTGTCCAGCAACCTGCAGCCCTCGGGTGCCAAAGCCGACGCTCtcagggaggagatggaggaggcAGCCAACAGAGTGGAGATCTGCAGG GACCAGCTCTCAGCTGACATGTACAATTTTGTGGCCAAAGAAGTAGACTATGCAAACTATTTTCAAACA CTGATCGAGGTGCAGGCAGAGTACCATCGGAAATCCTTAGCGCTTCTGCAGAATGTCCTGCCTCAAATTAAAGCCCAGCAGG AGGCATGGATGGAGAAGCCCTCCTTCGGGAAGCCCCTGGAGGAGCACCTGGCAGTCAGCGGGCGGGAGATCGCCTTCCCCGTGGAGGCCTGTGTCACCATGTTGCTGGAGTGTGGCATGCAGGAGGAG GGTCTGTTCCGAGTGGCTCCCTCGGCCTCCAAGCTGAAGAAGCTCAAGGCTGCCCTGGACTGCTGCGTGGTGGATGTGCAGGAGTACTCAGCAGACCCACACGCCATCGCAG GAGCCCTCAAGTCCTACCTACGAGAGCTGCCGGAGCCCCTCATGACGTTCGAGTTGTATGATGAGTGGATCCAGGCCTCCAA CATCCCGGAGCAGGAGAAGCGGCTGCAGGCTCTCTGGAGCGCCTGCGAGAAGCTGCCCAGAGCCAACTACAACAACATCAG GTACCTGATTAAATTCCTGGCCAAGCTGACTGAGTACCAGGACATGAACAAAATGACTCCGAGTAACGTGGCCATCGTGCTGGGACCCAACCTCCTCTGGCCACAGGCAGACGG GAACATGACGGAGATGATGACGACCGTCTCGCTGCAGATTGTGGCCATCATCGAGCCGCTCATCCAGCACGCAGACTGGTTCTTCCCTGGAG ACATCGAGTTCAACGTGACGGGCAACTACGGCAGCCCCATGCACATCAACCACAACGCCAACTACAGCTCCATGCCCTCCCCGGACATGGACCACGCCGACCGCCGGCAGCACGACCAGGCGCGCCGGCCCCTCAGCGTGGCCACGGACAATATGATGCTGGAGTTTTACAAGAAGGATGG CCTTAGGAAAATCCAAAG CATGGGCGTCAGGGTGATGGACACGTCCTGGGTGGCTCGGCGGGGCACCCCAGCGGTGCGCAAGGCGTCCTGCACCCCGCCGGCCGCGcagccccccgcgccccccgccgaGCTCCCCGCCACCCCCCACTCGCCCATTCCTGAGCAATCCCCGGATATTTCAGCGACCCCCTCTCCGCCTCCCACCAGCTTCGGCTTCCCCCCGGCAGCCGAGCGGACAAGGTAA